The Nostoc sp. 'Lobaria pulmonaria (5183) cyanobiont' genome window below encodes:
- a CDS encoding DUF429 domain-containing protein codes for MKFIGIDLGWRSQPSGLCCLEWIDGQLQLLDLDRKDAIADILIWIDQSVQADEPAIIAVDAPTLIPNANGSRLPDKLSHKYFGKYHAGCYPANQNLPFAERTINFGLELESRGFAHAPTIEPQKLSKYQIEVFPHPAIVNLFNLERILKYKKGRLNERRLELIKLQNYLLNILPSLSPALHPLHLCGSFPCEIPTTGLTLKAVEDKLDSLICAYVAAYWWYWGEQRNLVLGDRTTGYIVIPQRILA; via the coding sequence ATGAAATTTATTGGCATTGATTTAGGCTGGCGATCGCAACCAAGTGGATTGTGCTGTTTAGAATGGATAGATGGACAACTACAATTACTCGATCTAGACCGCAAAGATGCCATTGCAGACATCCTTATCTGGATCGATCAAAGCGTACAAGCAGACGAACCAGCCATTATTGCCGTAGATGCACCTACCCTTATACCCAACGCTAACGGGAGTCGCCTCCCCGATAAACTCAGCCACAAATACTTTGGTAAATATCATGCGGGGTGCTACCCAGCTAATCAAAACTTACCCTTCGCAGAACGCACCATCAACTTTGGTTTAGAATTGGAATCACGGGGTTTTGCACACGCACCCACCATTGAACCGCAAAAACTCAGCAAATATCAAATAGAAGTCTTTCCCCACCCAGCAATCGTTAATTTATTCAACTTAGAACGCATCCTCAAATACAAAAAAGGACGCTTAAATGAGCGCCGTCTAGAACTAATTAAACTCCAAAATTATCTTCTTAATATTCTCCCCTCTCTTTCTCCTGCTCTGCATCCTCTGCACCTCTGCGGTTCTTTCCCTTGCGAAATTCCCACCACAGGCCTAACCCTCAAAGCAGTTGAAGATAAACTAGATAGCTTAATTTGCGCTTATGTTGCTGCTTATTGGTGGTATTGGGGAGAACAACGTAATTTGGTATTAGGCGATCGCACCACTGGCTACATTGTCATCCCCCAAAGAATTTTAGCCTAA
- a CDS encoding methylenetetrahydrofolate reductase, with amino-acid sequence MHHTHSPTAFNDFRRAVQAGEFLVTAEVAPPKGGDPAHMIQMAATLKGRVHAVNVTDGSRAVLRMSSLMASVILSQNGIEPICQIACRDRNRIGLQADLMGAHALGIRNILALTGDPVKVGDHADAKAVFDLEAVRLLQLIRKMNQGVDCNEKPLTDGALDLFVGAAVDPQCKSWSGLQSRFERKIEAGAQFFQSQLITDFERLEKFMDTIAAGYKKPILAGIFLLKSAKNAQFINRCVPGVDIPQHIIDRLAKAKDPFEEGIKIAAEQVQIARQLCQGVHMMAVKREDAIASILDLAGIAPVNQLVSK; translated from the coding sequence ATGCATCACACCCACAGCCCCACAGCCTTTAATGACTTTCGCAGAGCTGTACAAGCAGGTGAATTTCTAGTTACCGCCGAAGTAGCACCGCCGAAAGGGGGAGATCCAGCGCACATGATTCAAATGGCGGCGACTCTTAAGGGGAGAGTTCATGCCGTCAACGTTACTGATGGTAGCCGCGCCGTGTTACGGATGTCTTCGTTAATGGCATCGGTGATTTTGTCACAGAATGGTATAGAGCCAATTTGTCAAATTGCTTGCCGCGATCGCAACCGCATCGGTTTACAAGCTGACTTGATGGGCGCTCATGCTTTAGGTATCCGTAATATTTTAGCTTTGACTGGCGACCCAGTAAAAGTAGGCGATCATGCAGATGCCAAAGCAGTGTTTGACTTGGAAGCTGTGCGATTGCTGCAATTGATTCGGAAGATGAATCAAGGTGTTGATTGCAATGAAAAACCCTTGACTGATGGAGCCTTAGATTTATTCGTGGGTGCAGCAGTAGATCCGCAATGTAAAAGTTGGTCGGGTTTGCAAAGTCGATTTGAACGCAAAATCGAAGCTGGAGCGCAGTTTTTTCAAAGTCAGTTGATTACCGATTTTGAGCGGCTAGAAAAGTTTATGGATACCATTGCTGCTGGTTATAAAAAACCAATTTTGGCAGGAATATTTCTGTTAAAATCAGCCAAAAATGCCCAGTTTATTAATAGATGTGTTCCGGGTGTAGATATTCCCCAACATATTATTGATAGATTGGCAAAAGCCAAAGACCCTTTTGAGGAAGGAATAAAAATTGCTGCCGAGCAAGTGCAGATAGCGCGGCAATTATGTCAAGGTGTCCACATGATGGCGGTGAAGCGTGAAGATGCGATCGCGTCAATTTTAGATTTGGCTGGGATTGCTCCAGTTAATCAGTTGGTATCCAAGTAA
- a CDS encoding PepSY-associated TM helix domain-containing protein: protein MNSKKIRDLAFTLHRYLGLTVGLVMVIVGLTGSLLVFEQDFDHFMIAQQYGQITPQQVQVSPESVVKRIEAKYPAQGDFHLFRIYLPDTFSSPYVGQLSSIDVERTEVFINPYTGKIIGERISDKTLIGVMLNLHYSLMAGQTGTMFVGITAFLMCILTITGLVLWPGWHKLIAGFKIKLDAHPKRANFDIHKVAGIITVVFLFFTGFTGFCWNFYDLTEPIIYAVTFTSKPSEPVSKPIPGKSTLNLTQQLKIADAALPGAVTKSIYFPSKPEDALQIRMKLPQENIEYGNSNVYLDQYSGKVLRVDNGLKLSLGDRVLNSFVPLHYGTFWGLPSRILYVFVGLAPLILFITGFVMWRYRYQAKTRKSDRSIELSDLRRN from the coding sequence ATGAACTCTAAAAAAATACGCGATTTAGCATTTACTCTGCACCGCTACCTTGGTTTAACAGTAGGACTGGTAATGGTTATTGTTGGCTTGACAGGTAGCTTGTTGGTGTTCGAGCAAGATTTTGACCACTTTATGATCGCTCAACAGTATGGACAGATTACTCCCCAACAGGTGCAGGTATCTCCAGAGTCTGTGGTGAAGAGAATTGAGGCGAAGTATCCCGCGCAAGGTGATTTCCATCTTTTTCGGATTTATTTGCCAGATACTTTTTCTTCTCCCTACGTGGGGCAGTTGTCATCAATTGATGTGGAAAGGACAGAGGTTTTTATCAACCCTTATACAGGCAAAATTATTGGTGAACGGATATCGGATAAAACTTTAATTGGTGTCATGCTTAATCTGCACTACAGCCTAATGGCAGGTCAAACCGGAACTATGTTTGTTGGCATTACTGCCTTTCTAATGTGTATCCTTACCATTACAGGTTTAGTTCTTTGGCCAGGTTGGCATAAGCTAATTGCAGGCTTCAAAATCAAACTTGATGCTCATCCTAAACGTGCGAACTTTGATATTCACAAAGTAGCTGGCATTATTACTGTGGTTTTTTTATTCTTTACTGGGTTCACTGGTTTCTGCTGGAACTTCTATGATTTAACTGAGCCGATTATTTACGCTGTTACATTCACCTCAAAACCATCCGAGCCAGTATCCAAGCCTATTCCTGGTAAATCAACCTTAAATCTAACCCAACAACTAAAAATTGCCGATGCTGCCTTACCTGGTGCTGTTACCAAAAGCATTTACTTCCCTAGTAAACCAGAAGATGCTTTACAAATTCGCATGAAGTTACCGCAGGAAAATATAGAGTATGGTAATAGTAATGTTTATCTCGATCAATACAGTGGTAAGGTTTTGCGTGTTGATAACGGTTTGAAGTTATCACTAGGCGATCGCGTCCTCAACTCCTTTGTTCCTCTCCACTATGGTACCTTTTGGGGACTTCCATCCCGTATCCTCTATGTATTTGTCGGGCTGGCACCGTTAATTTTATTTATCACTGGCTTTGTGATGTGGCGGTATCGTTATCAAGCTAAAACTAGGAAAAGCGATCGCTCAATAGAACTGTCAGATTTACGCCGCAATTAA
- the trpS gene encoding tryptophan--tRNA ligase, whose product MGKQRVLSGVQPTGNYHLGNYLGAIRNWVEGQSEYENYLFVADLHAITVPHDPKQLAADTYTLAALYLACGLDLNHSTIFVQSHVSAHSELTWLLNCITPLNWLQDMIQFKEKAVKQGENVSAGLLDYPVLMASDILLYQADKVPVGEDQKQHLELTRDIAARLNHQFGKPEQPVLKLPDPLIRKEGARVMSLADGTRKMSKSDPSELSRISLLDSAEQIQYKIKRCKTDPIRGLAFDDPARPECNNLLTLYTLLSGKKKEDVAVECQDMGWGQFKPLLTDTIIESLKPIQEKYQAVTDDKGYLESVLRDGGEKARAIANQTLSQVKTALGYSLPL is encoded by the coding sequence ATGGGCAAGCAACGTGTTCTTTCTGGAGTTCAACCAACGGGCAATTACCATCTAGGTAACTACTTGGGAGCCATTCGCAACTGGGTAGAAGGTCAGAGCGAATACGAAAATTACCTTTTTGTGGCTGATTTGCACGCGATTACAGTGCCACACGACCCAAAACAGTTGGCAGCTGATACCTACACTCTTGCTGCTCTTTATTTAGCTTGTGGTCTTGATTTAAATCACTCTACTATCTTTGTACAATCTCACGTTTCAGCCCACAGTGAACTCACCTGGTTGCTCAACTGCATTACACCTTTAAACTGGCTGCAAGATATGATCCAGTTTAAGGAAAAGGCTGTCAAACAGGGAGAAAATGTGAGTGCAGGCTTGTTGGATTACCCTGTGCTGATGGCATCTGATATTTTGCTTTACCAAGCGGATAAAGTGCCAGTGGGTGAAGACCAAAAGCAACACTTGGAATTGACACGGGATATTGCAGCTCGGTTAAATCACCAATTTGGTAAACCAGAACAGCCAGTTTTGAAGTTACCAGACCCTTTGATTCGCAAGGAAGGAGCAAGGGTAATGAGTTTGGCGGACGGTACACGCAAAATGTCGAAGTCCGATCCTTCTGAGTTAAGCCGGATCAGTTTGCTAGATTCAGCGGAACAGATTCAATACAAGATTAAGCGTTGTAAAACCGATCCGATTCGTGGGCTGGCTTTTGACGATCCAGCGCGTCCAGAGTGTAATAATTTGTTAACATTGTATACATTGCTTTCTGGAAAGAAAAAGGAAGATGTTGCAGTTGAGTGTCAAGATATGGGTTGGGGACAATTTAAGCCATTATTGACAGACACAATTATTGAGTCTTTGAAACCAATTCAAGAAAAATATCAGGCAGTAACAGACGATAAAGGTTATTTGGAGTCTGTGTTACGGGATGGAGGAGAAAAAGCTAGAGCGATCGCAAATCAAACTTTATCACAAGTAAAAACGGCTTTAGGCTACTCTCTTCCTCTATAA
- a CDS encoding TonB-dependent siderophore receptor, translating into MKLSRSFFISCFLVAVIVKPGQAKEVTKISPIQEPNHFARTVKEWLAQIEQQQTPQLEVVQVTGVKANPTNKGVEVILQTSKGQQLQLVNRSTGSNFITDIPNAQLRLPSGKAFTFRSEKPIAGVTQITVTNFDANTIRVSAIGEVGIPTVELFDSPDEGLIFSVATAASTAQQPQTQPTPEQQPPESQTQPEPSTQGDEPIELVVTGEQDGYRVTDSTTATRTDTPQRDIPQSIQVIPQQVIKDQQITRIGDATRNVSGVTQQGGYGGSTDNYNIRGFTTYDNLRNGFAVPDDLVNPTNIERIEVLKGPASVLYGQFEPGGVVNYITKQPLSEPYYSAEFTAGNFSTYRPSIDISGPLNSDKTLLYRLNAAYENFGSFLDFNHQETFAIAPALTYKIGDATTLTLEYEYLKVDRTFYRGLTPDPIVFQAPLNRFLGEPDDYFSKETNSVFLNVNHRFSKNIQFRSGFSVTVNNSEESAFQPDIIDVDGHTVLRRFGAGPAYYQNYSLQNDLISNFNTGSIQHQVLLGLEWNKNIRGYDYLRSTASLTPSIDLFNPVYGASRPPEFDEAAERDRFDRNTIALYLQDQVTLLPNLKLLVGGRYDFIHRKNRVQLLDSLGRDPIDDATVDRLYNEAFSPRVGIVYQPIEPISIYASYSRSFNPSDSRTVDGTQLPPERGTQYEVGLKAELIKDRLSATFAAYDITKENVATTDPTPGNSDFSIAAGEVKSRGLEFDVSGQILPGWNVIASAFINDAFVSKDNSLPVGDSLVNAAGSGASLWTSYEIQNGNWKGFGFGGGLFYTGDREAELPNTFKIPSYVRADATIFYKRDNWRVGLNFKNLFDTRYYDSQGYYLLPGAPLTVLGTFSVQF; encoded by the coding sequence ATGAAACTGTCGCGATCGTTTTTTATTTCCTGTTTTCTGGTTGCTGTCATTGTCAAACCTGGGCAAGCAAAAGAAGTAACTAAAATTTCTCCTATCCAAGAGCCAAATCACTTTGCCAGAACAGTAAAAGAATGGCTGGCTCAGATAGAACAACAACAAACGCCACAACTAGAAGTTGTGCAAGTGACTGGAGTCAAAGCAAATCCCACCAATAAAGGTGTGGAGGTAATTTTACAAACCTCGAAAGGACAACAGTTGCAATTAGTAAATCGCAGTACTGGTAGCAATTTCATCACTGATATTCCTAATGCTCAATTGCGCCTACCATCGGGCAAAGCATTCACATTCCGCTCAGAAAAGCCAATAGCGGGTGTTACACAGATAACAGTGACTAATTTTGATGCCAATACTATCCGGGTGAGTGCGATCGGTGAGGTAGGTATACCAACTGTCGAGTTATTTGACAGTCCAGATGAGGGTTTAATTTTTAGTGTGGCAACTGCTGCATCCACAGCACAACAACCTCAAACCCAACCAACTCCCGAACAACAGCCGCCTGAAAGTCAAACACAGCCAGAACCATCAACACAAGGTGATGAACCGATTGAACTAGTGGTGACGGGTGAGCAAGATGGATATCGCGTAACAGATAGCACAACTGCGACAAGAACTGATACTCCTCAACGTGATATTCCCCAGTCAATTCAAGTCATTCCTCAACAAGTCATTAAGGATCAGCAAATTACGCGGATTGGTGATGCAACACGCAATGTTAGTGGCGTAACTCAGCAAGGGGGCTATGGTGGTTCAACAGATAATTACAATATTCGGGGATTTACAACCTATGACAACTTGAGAAACGGTTTTGCTGTTCCAGACGACCTTGTGAATCCGACTAACATTGAGCGGATCGAAGTTCTCAAGGGCCCGGCTTCAGTCCTATATGGACAGTTTGAGCCGGGAGGTGTGGTGAATTACATTACCAAACAACCGCTCAGTGAGCCTTACTACTCCGCTGAATTTACAGCGGGAAATTTTAGCACATATCGTCCCTCCATTGATATTTCTGGGCCGCTAAACTCAGACAAAACATTGCTGTACCGTCTGAATGCTGCATACGAGAACTTTGGTAGTTTTCTCGATTTTAATCATCAGGAAACATTCGCGATCGCACCAGCATTAACCTACAAAATTGGTGATGCGACAACATTGACACTGGAGTATGAATACCTCAAAGTCGATCGCACCTTTTATCGTGGTCTTACTCCCGATCCAATCGTTTTCCAAGCTCCGCTCAATCGTTTCTTAGGGGAGCCAGACGATTATTTCTCCAAAGAGACAAACTCTGTATTTCTTAACGTCAATCATCGCTTTAGTAAAAACATCCAGTTCCGCAGTGGCTTTTCCGTTACGGTTAATAATTCTGAAGAATCAGCGTTTCAACCGGATATCATTGATGTAGATGGTCATACCGTATTGCGAAGATTTGGTGCGGGTCCGGCTTATTACCAAAACTACTCTCTGCAAAACGATTTAATCAGTAATTTCAATACAGGTTCCATCCAACATCAAGTTCTTCTGGGGTTGGAGTGGAATAAAAATATCCGTGGCTACGATTATCTGCGAAGTACTGCTTCACTGACTCCTAGTATTGATTTATTCAATCCTGTGTATGGTGCTTCCCGCCCACCAGAGTTTGATGAAGCAGCAGAACGCGATCGTTTTGACCGCAATACGATCGCTCTTTATCTGCAAGATCAAGTAACATTGCTGCCAAATCTGAAGCTATTAGTCGGCGGTAGGTATGACTTTATTCACCGCAAAAATCGCGTGCAACTGCTGGATTCTTTGGGTAGAGATCCAATTGATGATGCCACCGTTGATCGGTTGTATAATGAGGCCTTTTCACCTCGCGTTGGCATTGTTTATCAGCCGATTGAACCGATTTCAATTTACGCCAGCTACAGCCGCTCGTTTAATCCCAGCGACTCGCGGACAGTAGATGGAACTCAACTACCACCGGAGCGCGGCACTCAGTATGAAGTAGGACTCAAAGCGGAACTAATTAAAGACAGGCTATCTGCTACCTTTGCCGCTTATGATATCACCAAAGAAAATGTCGCTACAACCGATCCCACTCCAGGTAACTCTGACTTTTCTATTGCGGCTGGAGAAGTCAAAAGTCGTGGTTTAGAATTTGACGTTTCTGGGCAAATTCTACCAGGCTGGAATGTGATTGCTTCTGCTTTTATCAACGATGCTTTTGTAAGTAAAGATAACAGCCTGCCAGTAGGCGACTCCCTGGTAAATGCTGCCGGTAGTGGGGCTAGTCTGTGGACAAGCTATGAAATTCAAAACGGTAATTGGAAAGGATTTGGGTTTGGTGGAGGACTATTTTATACTGGCGATCGCGAAGCTGAACTCCCCAACACATTTAAAATCCCCTCCTATGTGCGTGCTGATGCCACCATTTTTTACAAACGCGATAACTGGAGGGTTGGGCTGAACTTTAAGAATCTTTTTGACACTCGTTATTACGATTCTCAAGGCTACTATCTGCTTCCTGGTGCGCCTTTAACTGTGCTGGGGACGTTTTCTGTGCAGTTTTGA
- a CDS encoding helix-turn-helix transcriptional regulator → MTIRLTETNFNELCDDVQLNHYEGKVKFFTWFGQVSSHWTMLRHHLELVIQESDFSETVIVEGEHDDSPFLTSKFLLSGGMRTTTPNVPGVSDDYEEVAGYNYLFYLPDIREFEHFTANQHKQCISIYWYPDLLSSFQGCFKELPTLLVQLIENPTKERFHQPLGAITPAMRLVLRQILQCPFRETLRQMYLEAKVLELLTLQIAQWGENNLLLERSLFFRPDEIERLHHAKAILNQKLQHPPSLLNLARQIGLNDFKLKRGFREIFGTTVCGYVQSLRLEQAQQLLLGTNLTIAEIASQVGYESTSHFGYLFKRQFGMTPRDYRHHKGL, encoded by the coding sequence ATGACTATTCGTTTGACTGAGACAAACTTTAATGAATTATGTGACGATGTGCAGCTTAATCACTATGAGGGAAAAGTAAAATTTTTTACCTGGTTTGGTCAAGTTAGCAGTCACTGGACTATGCTGCGGCATCACCTTGAGCTAGTAATTCAAGAAAGCGATTTTTCTGAAACAGTAATTGTTGAGGGCGAACACGATGATTCGCCTTTTTTAACATCTAAATTTTTGCTGTCTGGTGGTATGAGAACCACTACACCAAATGTGCCTGGAGTCAGCGACGATTATGAAGAAGTTGCAGGCTATAACTATTTATTTTACTTGCCTGATATTCGGGAGTTTGAGCATTTTACTGCCAACCAACACAAACAGTGTATCAGTATTTATTGGTATCCTGATTTACTTTCTAGTTTCCAGGGTTGCTTTAAGGAATTACCAACTCTGCTGGTGCAGTTGATCGAAAATCCGACAAAGGAGCGTTTCCATCAGCCATTAGGAGCCATCACACCTGCAATGCGGTTAGTGCTTAGGCAAATATTGCAGTGTCCGTTCCGAGAAACACTCAGACAAATGTATTTAGAAGCAAAAGTTTTGGAACTACTGACGCTTCAAATTGCTCAGTGGGGGGAAAATAATCTCTTATTGGAGCGATCGCTATTTTTTCGTCCCGATGAAATTGAACGTTTACATCATGCTAAAGCCATCCTTAATCAAAAGCTTCAGCATCCACCTTCTTTACTAAATTTAGCCAGACAAATCGGACTTAATGACTTTAAGCTCAAGCGAGGATTTCGAGAAATTTTTGGCACTACGGTGTGTGGATATGTGCAATCCTTACGGCTAGAACAAGCACAACAGTTATTGCTCGGCACTAATTTAACGATTGCAGAAATTGCTTCTCAAGTGGGTTATGAAAGCACAAGTCATTTTGGCTACCTCTTTAAACGGCAATTTGGCATGACTCCTAGAGATTATCGCCACCACAAAGGCTTATAG
- a CDS encoding Rpn family recombination-promoting nuclease/putative transposase produces the protein MQTDKIFYSLFQAFPSIFFAIIGDITVNVNAYQFVSIELKETAFRIDGVFIPTSETTNQPLYFVEVQFQLDSNFYRRFFAEIFLYLRQNESVNFWRAVAIYPQRSLDPNDRLPYQLLLDSSQVQRIYLDELDSTENSLQVAIVKLIIEREETAVDKGRELILQARQQLADESTTKQIVELIETILLYKFTRLSREELAEMLGIDDEFKKTRMYQSIKEDGLEEGRQEGRQEGRQEAKLEAIPRLLALGLSVEQVAVALDLTVAQVEQAAQNQSIE, from the coding sequence GTGCAAACTGACAAAATATTTTATAGCTTATTTCAAGCTTTTCCTAGCATATTTTTTGCCATAATTGGCGACATAACTGTCAATGTCAACGCATATCAATTTGTTTCAATCGAGCTAAAAGAAACTGCTTTTAGGATTGATGGTGTATTCATCCCCACAAGTGAAACTACAAACCAACCACTTTACTTTGTTGAAGTTCAGTTTCAATTAGACTCAAATTTTTATAGACGCTTCTTTGCCGAAATCTTCCTTTACTTGCGTCAAAACGAATCAGTCAATTTTTGGCGTGCTGTTGCCATCTATCCGCAACGAAGTTTAGATCCAAACGATCGACTACCATATCAATTGCTGCTAGACAGTTCACAAGTGCAACGCATTTATCTAGATGAATTAGATTCGACAGAGAACTCACTTCAAGTTGCGATCGTTAAATTAATTATCGAAAGAGAAGAGACAGCCGTTGACAAAGGTAGAGAATTGATTTTACAAGCAAGGCAACAACTGGCAGATGAATCTACCACTAAGCAAATTGTAGAATTGATCGAGACTATTCTGTTGTACAAATTTACCCGGTTAAGTCGAGAGGAGTTAGCAGAAATGTTGGGTATAGACGACGAATTCAAAAAAACACGGATGTATCAATCAATCAAGGAAGACGGCTTAGAAGAAGGTCGCCAGGAAGGTCGCCAGGAAGGTCGCCAGGAAGCTAAGTTAGAAGCTATTCCCCGATTGTTGGCATTGGGATTGAGCGTAGAGCAAGTAGCGGTGGCTCTCGATTTAACGGTGGCGCAAGTAGAACAAGCAGCCCAGAATCAGTCTATCGAATAG
- a CDS encoding glycosyltransferase family 4 protein, with protein sequence MKILFLHPNFPSQFRNLATVLGKDPNCQVVFGTNRREGEMPGVYKAIYTPSREAAPQTHHYVRNLENAVLTAQAVYRVAEKLKAEGFFPDIVYGHSGWGPTLFMKDVFPKAELLCYFEWFYHAHGSDADFDPNDPLNVDDECRIRVKNAPILTDLYSCDRGLSPTNWQRQQFPKEYHSKLTVIHDGVDTNYFVPKPGAKLVLPRINLDLSHVEELVTYVGRGMEPYRGFPQFMETVALIQQRRPKCHVVVVGEDRVAYGKNLPDGQTYKQLMLEKLSSLDLSRLHFTDRLPYNEYLQVLQASSAHVYLTRPFVLSWSMLEVMAAGCLLIASKTSPVLEVVQDGVNGLLVDFFSPHNIANRIEEALNNPQEMKAIRANARETILKRYDLAKLLPQHLQWMFAGKNSNSLKKRPSSKGFGRN encoded by the coding sequence ATGAAAATTTTATTTTTACATCCCAATTTTCCCTCACAATTTCGCAATTTAGCGACAGTTTTAGGGAAAGATCCTAATTGCCAAGTCGTCTTTGGGACAAATCGTCGGGAAGGGGAAATGCCTGGCGTTTATAAAGCTATTTATACTCCTTCTCGTGAAGCGGCACCTCAAACTCACCACTACGTTCGCAACCTGGAAAATGCTGTTCTCACGGCACAGGCTGTCTATCGCGTGGCAGAAAAATTAAAGGCTGAGGGTTTCTTTCCAGATATAGTTTATGGTCATTCTGGTTGGGGGCCGACTTTATTTATGAAAGATGTTTTCCCCAAAGCAGAATTATTGTGTTATTTCGAGTGGTTTTACCATGCTCACGGTTCCGATGCAGATTTCGATCCCAACGATCCACTGAATGTTGATGATGAATGCCGTATCCGCGTGAAAAATGCACCGATTTTAACTGATTTATATAGCTGCGATCGCGGTCTTTCTCCGACCAATTGGCAGCGGCAGCAGTTTCCCAAAGAATATCATAGCAAACTCACTGTAATTCATGATGGTGTTGATACCAATTATTTTGTTCCCAAACCAGGCGCAAAGCTAGTTTTACCAAGAATAAATCTGGATCTTTCCCATGTGGAAGAGTTGGTAACTTATGTAGGACGAGGAATGGAACCTTATAGAGGTTTTCCGCAGTTTATGGAAACGGTAGCGCTAATTCAACAGCGACGACCTAAGTGCCATGTGGTAGTTGTAGGAGAAGATCGGGTTGCTTATGGTAAAAATCTCCCTGATGGTCAGACTTATAAACAATTAATGCTAGAAAAATTATCTTCTTTGGATTTATCCAGACTGCACTTTACAGATAGACTACCTTACAATGAGTACCTCCAGGTTTTACAAGCTTCTTCTGCCCATGTTTATTTAACCCGTCCTTTTGTATTATCCTGGTCAATGTTAGAAGTAATGGCAGCAGGATGTTTATTAATAGCTTCTAAGACTTCGCCAGTCTTGGAGGTCGTACAGGATGGGGTGAATGGACTGCTAGTAGATTTCTTTTCTCCCCATAATATTGCTAATAGGATTGAAGAGGCACTGAATAATCCTCAAGAGATGAAAGCAATTCGTGCGAATGCGCGAGAGACTATTTTGAAGCGTTATGATTTGGCAAAACTATTACCACAGCATTTGCAATGGATGTTTGCTGGGAAAAATTCTAATAGTTTGAAAAAGCGTCCAAGTTCTAAAGGATTTGGCAGAAATTAG